A part of Sulfurifustis variabilis genomic DNA contains:
- a CDS encoding lipoyl protein ligase domain-containing protein, with the protein MKERPAGWRIIDTGLRRAAENIALNRALLESHQAGSSPHTLRFLRFEPAALVGFHQSVAQELREDRCRAHGIAIQRRITGGGAIYFEPAQLGWELYLDKSALGTADMGAIARRICEMAARGISALGVSAAYRPRNDIEVDGRKISGTGGAFDGDSIMYQGTLLIDFDIERMLQVLRIPAEKLLPKAIASARERVTTLKALLGDAPRLEQIRHALTRAFAEGFGVDFEDRGLAPDEQRRFELAIGEIDTPAWVYSTDRPVDEAPVVEGLHRAEGGLVRVALAVDPARNRIKQAWFTGDFFVNPRRLVADLEAALRDSPLDGYRRTVESFFRAYPAEMLLLRREDFVRAIANAVQALHQHGDREAVP; encoded by the coding sequence ATGAAGGAACGGCCCGCGGGTTGGCGCATCATCGATACCGGTCTCCGGCGCGCAGCCGAGAACATCGCGCTGAATCGCGCGCTCCTCGAGTCGCACCAGGCCGGCTCCTCCCCGCACACGCTGCGTTTCCTGCGCTTCGAACCCGCGGCCCTCGTCGGTTTCCACCAGAGCGTGGCGCAGGAACTGCGCGAGGACCGCTGTCGCGCCCATGGCATTGCCATTCAGCGGCGCATCACGGGCGGTGGCGCGATCTACTTCGAGCCGGCACAGCTCGGCTGGGAGCTCTACCTCGACAAGAGCGCGCTCGGTACCGCGGACATGGGCGCGATCGCGCGGCGTATCTGCGAGATGGCCGCGCGCGGCATCTCGGCGCTCGGGGTCTCCGCCGCATACCGACCGCGCAACGACATCGAGGTCGATGGTCGCAAGATATCGGGAACCGGGGGCGCCTTCGACGGCGACTCGATCATGTATCAGGGCACGCTGCTCATCGACTTCGACATCGAGCGCATGCTGCAGGTCCTTCGCATCCCCGCCGAGAAGCTTCTCCCCAAGGCCATCGCTTCAGCGCGCGAACGCGTGACGACCCTCAAAGCGCTCCTCGGCGACGCCCCGCGGCTCGAGCAGATCCGCCACGCCCTCACGCGCGCATTCGCCGAGGGATTCGGTGTCGACTTCGAAGACCGCGGCCTCGCACCGGACGAGCAACGCCGCTTCGAGCTCGCGATCGGCGAGATCGACACGCCCGCCTGGGTCTACTCGACCGACCGGCCGGTCGACGAAGCGCCCGTCGTCGAGGGGTTGCACAGGGCGGAGGGCGGGCTGGTGCGGGTCGCGCTTGCCGTCGATCCTGCCCGCAACCGCATCAAGCAGGCATGGTTCACCGGCGACTTTTTCGTGAACCCGCGGCGCCTCGTCGCCGATCTCGAAGCGGCGTTGCGCGACTCGCCCCTGGACGGTTACCGGCGTACGGTGGAATCGTTTTTTCGCGCCTACCCGGCCGAGATGCTGCTGCTCAGGCGCGAGGACTTCGTGCGCGCGATCGCGAACGCCGTGCAGGCACTCCACCAGCACGGCGACCGAGAGGCAGTCCCGTGA
- a CDS encoding NAD(P)/FAD-dependent oxidoreductase: MTTNVDVLVVGLGPAGSAAAWAAARAGLSVLAIDRKQRIGEPVQCAEFVPRPLSTYTAEPGVLVQHIQGMNSVLPSGDLERSPFQGLMVDRAEFDRSLARRAEAAGARVSTRTRLAWLDGTTARLQVGKRTNSVDWRVLVAADGPHSQVARLLGLPALETVQTRQYTVPLTQACTETDIWLSDLYPGGYGWLFPRGDRANLGLGADRRLTAELRTPLDRLHAHLVACGRVGAECFFRTGGAIPVSGLRERVVAGPVLFAGDAAGLTHPISGAGIAAAVQSGEMAGDAAAAYLGGRASALADYESELREQYGPSLERALSRRAWLAQFWRKRAANDDAVQRRGWIAFKEYFE; encoded by the coding sequence GTGACGACGAACGTCGACGTGCTCGTCGTCGGCCTCGGTCCCGCCGGATCGGCGGCTGCCTGGGCGGCGGCACGAGCGGGGCTCTCGGTGCTCGCCATCGATCGGAAGCAGCGCATCGGCGAGCCGGTGCAGTGCGCGGAGTTCGTGCCCCGGCCGCTCTCGACCTACACCGCCGAGCCCGGCGTCCTCGTACAGCACATTCAAGGCATGAACAGCGTCCTTCCTTCCGGCGACCTCGAACGCTCGCCGTTCCAGGGGCTGATGGTCGATCGCGCGGAGTTCGACCGGTCCCTGGCACGGCGAGCGGAAGCGGCCGGGGCACGAGTCAGCACCCGGACGCGGCTCGCGTGGCTCGACGGGACCACCGCCCGGTTACAGGTGGGAAAGCGAACGAACTCCGTCGACTGGCGCGTGCTCGTGGCCGCCGACGGCCCGCACTCGCAGGTGGCACGACTGCTTGGTTTGCCTGCACTCGAGACCGTGCAGACGCGTCAGTACACGGTGCCTCTCACGCAGGCGTGCACCGAGACCGACATCTGGCTCTCGGATCTGTATCCGGGGGGGTACGGCTGGCTCTTCCCGCGCGGCGACCGTGCGAATCTCGGGCTCGGCGCGGACCGCCGGCTGACCGCCGAGCTCCGGACGCCTCTGGACCGCCTTCACGCGCACCTTGTCGCATGCGGACGCGTTGGCGCCGAGTGCTTCTTCCGCACGGGGGGCGCCATTCCCGTGAGCGGGCTGCGCGAGCGCGTCGTCGCAGGCCCGGTTCTGTTCGCGGGCGATGCCGCCGGCCTCACGCATCCCATCTCCGGAGCGGGCATCGCGGCGGCGGTGCAATCGGGAGAGATGGCCGGGGATGCCGCCGCCGCTTATCTCGGCGGCCGCGCGTCCGCCCTGGCCGACTACGAGAGCGAGCTTCGCGAGCAGTACGGGCCGAGCCTGGAGCGTGCGCTCTCCCGTCGCGCATGGCTCGCGCAGTTCTGGCGCAAGCGCGCCGCGAACGACGACGCCGTGCAGCGGCGTGGCTGGATCGCTTTCAAGGAGTACTTCGAGTGA
- a CDS encoding radical SAM protein, which yields MRSWLDILAEVEALEELPVRADLVADFAAAAARDESSSIHFYTPTFKAYASSEIRGCGRQSWPAVSITGGECKLKCDHCKAKVLEPMIAARTPAALWQVVESMIGQGAKGMLLTGGSNHRDEVEYDPFYPTVRRIKDSYPDFRIAAHTALVDADKARRMEDAGIDVAMMDVIGAQETVTHVYHLKRPVADFERALEALVATRMKVVPHIVIGLHYGRLLGEWGALDIVARHRPDALVLVVVMPFYAPARRPFATPDPHEVGRFLLDARTRLPDLPLLLGCARPPGQVKVLIDAYAVMAGVTGMAHPSEGIVELAARMGRSVRVTPACCSIAVGEEVMALDGAESVALDLDEIVRQERERSRSGLKGIPVTAGGGCTAP from the coding sequence ATGCGCAGCTGGCTGGACATCCTCGCGGAGGTGGAGGCGCTCGAAGAACTGCCGGTGCGCGCGGACCTCGTGGCGGACTTCGCGGCGGCCGCTGCGAGGGACGAGAGCTCCTCGATCCACTTCTATACGCCCACCTTCAAGGCCTACGCGAGCTCCGAGATCCGCGGCTGCGGCAGGCAGTCGTGGCCCGCCGTGTCCATCACGGGCGGTGAGTGCAAGCTCAAGTGCGACCACTGCAAGGCAAAGGTGCTCGAGCCGATGATCGCGGCGCGCACGCCGGCCGCGTTGTGGCAGGTCGTCGAGTCGATGATCGGCCAGGGCGCGAAGGGCATGTTGCTCACCGGCGGTTCGAATCACCGCGACGAGGTGGAATACGATCCGTTCTACCCGACCGTGCGGCGCATCAAGGACAGCTATCCCGATTTCCGCATCGCCGCTCACACGGCGCTCGTCGATGCCGACAAGGCACGGCGCATGGAGGACGCGGGCATCGACGTCGCGATGATGGACGTGATCGGCGCGCAGGAGACGGTCACGCACGTCTATCATCTCAAGCGTCCGGTTGCCGACTTCGAGCGCGCACTCGAAGCGCTGGTCGCGACGCGCATGAAGGTGGTGCCGCACATCGTCATCGGCCTGCATTACGGCCGGTTGCTCGGAGAGTGGGGCGCGCTCGACATCGTCGCCCGCCACCGCCCGGATGCGCTGGTGCTGGTCGTGGTGATGCCGTTCTACGCGCCCGCGCGCCGTCCGTTCGCGACGCCCGATCCGCACGAGGTGGGCCGGTTTCTGCTCGACGCCCGCACCCGGCTCCCGGATCTTCCGCTGCTGCTCGGCTGCGCGCGCCCCCCGGGGCAGGTGAAGGTGCTGATCGACGCCTATGCGGTCATGGCGGGCGTCACCGGAATGGCGCATCCGTCGGAAGGCATCGTCGAGCTCGCGGCACGCATGGGCCGGAGCGTGCGCGTCACGCCGGCGTGCTGCTCGATCGCCGTGGGTGAGGAGGTCATGGCGCTCGACGGTGCGGAGTCCGTTGCGCTCGATCTGGACGAGATCGTGCGACAGGAACGCGAGCGCAGCCGGAGCGGATTAAAGGGTATACCGGTCACCGCGGGCGGCGGCTGCACCGCGCCATGA
- a CDS encoding sulfurtransferase TusA family protein, whose translation MADQELDARGLNCPLPILRAKKALNGMSSGQTLRILATDPGSVKDFQAFAKQTGNQLLESNEASGEYSFLIKKA comes from the coding sequence ATGGCTGATCAAGAACTTGACGCAAGGGGTCTGAACTGCCCCCTGCCGATCCTTCGCGCAAAAAAGGCGCTAAACGGGATGAGTAGCGGACAGACGCTGCGCATTCTTGCAACGGACCCGGGGTCCGTGAAGGACTTCCAGGCATTCGCCAAGCAGACCGGCAACCAGCTGCTCGAGTCGAACGAGGCGAGTGGGGAATACAGCTTCCTGATCAAGAAGGCCTGA
- a CDS encoding outer membrane protein transport protein, giving the protein MFWRRADAAQKEIRPGARHCRRRCRAQCVRHERLFLTWLQHQGEGSGRSGRSAATGLAGSRDQSGRDGAGRQSHRCGALAVQPETLLHRRGSSLRHTAAGGLWTLSRDRRQRQRAFLHRFEATGLAAFGAFGFSGDPNNLTDNGYDSSTGFGLKLGIMGEVAPGVTLGASYQTEMAMSEFDSYKGLFAEEGGFDIPATATVGLAWNVTPSSTLVFDIQKIWYSKVPSIANPLLPNIGMAPLGADNGAGFGWEDMTIYKLGYQWSTSQAWTWRVGYSMGDQPIPESEVLFNILAPGVVEQHFTFGFTNHLNKNSEWSFAAMYAPEEEVSGPNPLEVPGQQTITLRMDQWELAASYAWKF; this is encoded by the coding sequence ATTTTTTGGAGGAGAGCAGATGCAGCACAAAAAGAAATACGGCCTGGCGCTCGCCATTGCCGCCGCCGTTGCCGCGCCCAGTGCGTTCGCCACGAACGGCTATTTCTCACATGGCTACAGCATCAAGGAGAAGGGTCTGGTAGGAGCGGGCGTAGCGCTGCCACAGGACTCGCTGGCAGCCGCGACCAATCCGGCAGGGATGGTGCGGGTCGGCAATCGCATCGATGCGGGGCTCTCGCTGTTCAGCCCGAAACGCTCCTACACCGTCGAGGGAGCTCCCTCCGGCACACCGCCGCCGGCGGCCTTTGGACTCTTTCCCGAGACCGTCGACAGCGACAGCGAGCTTTTCTTCATCGCTTCGAGGCAACGGGGCTCGCGGCCTTCGGAGCGTTCGGCTTCTCGGGTGATCCCAATAACCTCACCGATAACGGCTACGACAGCTCGACCGGCTTCGGCCTGAAACTCGGGATCATGGGCGAAGTTGCTCCGGGTGTGACGCTCGGCGCGTCCTATCAGACCGAGATGGCGATGAGTGAATTCGACAGCTACAAAGGGCTGTTCGCCGAGGAAGGTGGGTTCGATATCCCGGCCACCGCGACCGTAGGTCTCGCCTGGAATGTCACGCCGTCTTCGACGCTTGTATTCGACATCCAAAAGATCTGGTACAGCAAGGTTCCGTCGATCGCCAACCCGCTGCTGCCAAATATAGGGATGGCACCACTCGGAGCCGACAACGGGGCCGGCTTCGGTTGGGAGGACATGACGATCTACAAGCTCGGCTACCAATGGTCGACGAGCCAGGCGTGGACCTGGCGTGTAGGCTACAGCATGGGCGATCAGCCTATCCCGGAAAGCGAGGTGCTCTTCAACATACTGGCGCCCGGTGTCGTGGAGCAGCACTTTACTTTCGGCTTCACCAATCACCTGAACAAGAACAGCGAGTGGTCGTTCGCCGCCATGTACGCACCGGAAGAAGAGGTGAGCGGGCCCAATCCGCTCGAGGTACCGGGTCAGCAGACCATTACCCTCCGCATGGATCAGTGGGAGCTCGCCGCGAGTTACGCCTGGAAGTTCTAG
- the dsrE2 gene encoding sulfur carrier protein DsrE2 gives MAGKKMAIIATKGTLDWAYPPFILGSTAAALGYEVQIFFTFYGLQLLKKKMGLKVSPLGNPGMPMPMGMDKWFPVLFTAIPGMEAMMTAMMKSKMKSKGIATIEELRGLCQEADVKMIACQMTVDLFDFSPQDLIDGIEFGGASTFMAFAGESDICLFM, from the coding sequence ATGGCAGGCAAGAAAATGGCGATCATCGCCACCAAGGGTACCCTGGACTGGGCCTATCCGCCGTTCATTCTCGGTTCGACGGCGGCCGCGCTCGGATACGAGGTACAGATCTTCTTCACGTTTTACGGCCTGCAACTCCTCAAGAAGAAGATGGGCCTCAAGGTCAGCCCGTTGGGAAACCCGGGGATGCCGATGCCGATGGGCATGGACAAGTGGTTCCCGGTGCTCTTCACCGCGATTCCGGGCATGGAGGCCATGATGACGGCGATGATGAAGTCGAAGATGAAGTCGAAAGGGATCGCCACCATCGAAGAGCTGCGCGGCCTGTGCCAGGAGGCCGATGTCAAGATGATCGCCTGTCAAATGACCGTGGACCTGTTCGATTTCAGTCCGCAGGACCTGATCGATGGCATCGAATTCGGGGGCGCATCGACGTTCATGGCGTTCGCCGGCGAATCCGACATCTGCCTGTTCATGTAA
- a CDS encoding radical SAM protein: MSAQTDAVPIRFYRPDHSRRTPEMRSPEYVQLSTAAAITLGLVEGRMHRTACTHCLNLLVTYPEGCRANCAYCGLARHREESRDYADRNFIRVDWPTARYEEILERVKNGDDRAQFQRMCISMITHPSSDADTFVLLEKWVREVPHIPVSILSNPTTLGYDDLVRLRDMGAEIFTVALDAVTPAIFDRTRGKGVDSPHKWDTYWRALEWAAEIFGPEKFGAHLICGMGETEREILEVAQRIKDMGGHNHMFAFYPERGSLMEDWEAVPRDQWRRVQLGRFIIDYADGHADRMRFDDTGRVIDFGVPDAELETLIRSGKPFQTSGCPGRDDEEVSACNRPYGDSTPSDMRSFPFALAAADVDTVCRQMRGEDIGTFEG, translated from the coding sequence ATGAGCGCGCAGACCGACGCCGTCCCGATCCGGTTCTATCGTCCCGACCACAGCCGGCGGACGCCCGAGATGCGCTCGCCGGAGTACGTCCAGCTGTCGACCGCCGCCGCCATCACGCTCGGTCTGGTCGAGGGCCGGATGCACCGCACGGCCTGCACGCATTGCCTGAATCTGCTCGTGACCTACCCGGAGGGCTGCCGCGCGAATTGCGCGTACTGCGGCCTGGCCCGCCACCGCGAGGAGTCGCGTGACTACGCGGATCGCAACTTCATACGGGTCGACTGGCCGACCGCGCGCTACGAGGAGATCCTCGAGCGCGTGAAGAACGGAGACGACAGGGCGCAGTTCCAGAGGATGTGCATCTCCATGATCACCCACCCGAGCTCCGACGCGGACACCTTCGTGCTCCTCGAAAAGTGGGTGCGTGAGGTGCCTCATATTCCGGTCTCCATCCTTTCCAATCCGACGACGCTGGGTTACGACGACCTCGTTCGCCTGCGCGACATGGGCGCCGAAATCTTCACGGTCGCACTCGACGCCGTGACGCCGGCGATCTTCGATCGCACGCGCGGCAAAGGCGTGGACAGCCCCCACAAGTGGGACACCTACTGGCGCGCGCTCGAGTGGGCGGCGGAGATTTTCGGACCGGAGAAGTTCGGGGCGCATCTGATATGCGGCATGGGGGAGACCGAGCGCGAGATCCTCGAGGTCGCGCAGCGCATCAAGGACATGGGCGGACACAATCATATGTTCGCGTTCTATCCGGAGCGCGGCTCTCTCATGGAGGACTGGGAGGCGGTCCCGCGCGACCAGTGGCGGCGCGTACAGCTCGGTCGCTTCATCATCGACTACGCGGACGGGCACGCGGACCGCATGCGTTTCGACGATACCGGTCGCGTCATCGACTTCGGAGTTCCGGACGCGGAGCTCGAGACCCTGATCCGTTCGGGAAAACCTTTTCAGACGTCCGGCTGTCCCGGTCGGGACGACGAGGAGGTGTCCGCGTGCAACCGCCCGTACGGCGACTCGACGCCGAGCGACATGCGCTCGTTTCCTTTCGCGCTTGCTGCCGCGGACGTCGACACCGTGTGCAGGCAAATGCGGGGAGAGGACATCGGGACTTTCGAGGGCTGA
- the gcvH gene encoding glycine cleavage system protein GcvH: MGVVRGCNIPEELHYNIDNNVWARREADGNVSVGLTSYACSLAGEIVSYTPKKAGKAIEKDKSCATVESGKWVGPVKAPVAGEVVAINDAVTAKPGTINRDPYGEGWIVRLKPTNWDADATALKTGNDALQAFEAKMNADGFKGC, translated from the coding sequence ATGGGCGTCGTGCGCGGATGCAACATTCCCGAAGAACTGCACTACAACATCGATAACAACGTCTGGGCGCGACGGGAGGCGGACGGGAACGTCAGCGTCGGCCTCACGTCGTACGCCTGCTCCCTCGCCGGCGAGATCGTTTCCTATACGCCCAAGAAGGCGGGCAAGGCGATCGAGAAAGACAAGTCGTGCGCGACCGTCGAGTCGGGCAAGTGGGTTGGCCCGGTGAAAGCCCCGGTTGCGGGCGAAGTCGTCGCGATCAACGACGCGGTCACGGCCAAACCCGGAACGATCAACAGGGATCCGTACGGGGAGGGCTGGATCGTCCGGCTGAAGCCCACGAACTGGGACGCCGATGCCACGGCGCTGAAGACCGGAAACGACGCGCTCCAGGCGTTCGAGGCGAAGATGAACGCCGACGGCTTCAAGGGCTGCTGA
- a CDS encoding M48 family metalloprotease, protein MEDRSLRSGFDRPPFSSGEATAYYVAMPRLPAYLLSALLAAHGVVAQASPVALPDLGDTSLTVISPAQERKLGEELMRKARRQLVFLDDAEVNDYVQQLGQRLVSHSDNASQDFRFFVVSDPSINAFAMPGGFIGVHTGLILAAQSEAELASVLAHEIAHITQRHIPRMLTEAQRTTLPAMAALLGAILLAGSGQQGGEAAIALTTATLAQKGINFTRSSEEEADRIGVAILAEAGLDPRAMPSFFERMQNMNRHNETNLPEFLRTHPVTTSRIADSRDRAERYTYRQVPDSQGFLLTRAKIRALAPGDPAEIARGFAQNLAEGKHASADAERYGYALALLRARQYGTARAEARKLTERHPNEVAFRMLAAEVELSSGRTVPGLRAYADAYRAHPSYPPLARNYGRALLRSGRARDAEAILRAAIKQRPDDPVLYELLAQAAGEAGRRPEAHQAMAEHYYLNGNPGAAIEQLQLASRYVGDNFYLQASLEARIQAIREELALYRTK, encoded by the coding sequence TTGGAGGATCGGTCGCTGCGATCCGGATTCGATCGACCGCCTTTTAGTTCGGGAGAAGCAACCGCATATTATGTAGCCATGCCCCGTTTGCCCGCCTACCTGCTTTCCGCTCTGCTTGCCGCTCACGGCGTCGTCGCACAAGCCAGCCCGGTCGCGCTTCCGGATCTTGGCGATACGTCTCTGACCGTCATATCGCCTGCGCAGGAGCGCAAGCTCGGAGAAGAGCTGATGCGCAAGGCGCGCCGTCAGCTCGTCTTCCTGGACGACGCGGAAGTCAATGACTACGTCCAGCAGTTGGGCCAACGCCTGGTATCCCACAGCGACAATGCGTCGCAGGACTTCCGCTTTTTCGTGGTCTCCGATCCGTCGATCAACGCGTTCGCGATGCCCGGTGGCTTCATCGGTGTCCACACGGGGCTCATCCTCGCGGCTCAGAGCGAGGCGGAGCTTGCCTCGGTCCTGGCGCACGAAATCGCGCATATCACGCAACGTCATATTCCGCGCATGCTGACCGAAGCGCAGCGGACGACGCTGCCGGCGATGGCCGCGCTGCTCGGTGCGATCCTGCTCGCCGGGTCGGGCCAGCAGGGCGGCGAGGCGGCAATCGCGCTCACCACCGCCACGCTCGCGCAGAAAGGGATCAACTTCACGCGATCCTCCGAAGAAGAGGCCGACCGCATCGGTGTCGCGATCCTTGCGGAAGCGGGTCTCGACCCGCGCGCGATGCCTTCTTTCTTCGAGCGCATGCAGAACATGAATCGGCACAACGAGACCAACCTGCCCGAGTTCCTGCGCACGCACCCGGTCACCACCTCCCGCATCGCCGATTCCCGCGATCGCGCCGAGCGGTACACGTATCGCCAGGTTCCGGACAGCCAGGGATTCCTTCTGACACGCGCGAAGATCAGGGCGTTGGCGCCCGGTGATCCTGCCGAGATCGCCCGGGGTTTCGCGCAGAACCTGGCCGAAGGAAAGCATGCGAGCGCCGACGCGGAACGCTACGGTTACGCACTGGCGCTCCTGCGCGCACGACAGTACGGCACCGCCCGCGCCGAGGCACGCAAACTGACCGAGCGGCACCCCAACGAAGTCGCCTTCCGCATGCTCGCCGCCGAAGTGGAGCTCTCCTCGGGTCGCACGGTACCCGGTCTCCGCGCGTACGCGGATGCCTATCGCGCGCACCCGTCCTATCCCCCGCTCGCGCGCAACTACGGACGGGCACTCCTGCGCTCCGGGCGCGCTCGCGACGCGGAAGCGATCCTGCGGGCGGCGATCAAGCAACGGCCGGACGACCCGGTGCTCTACGAGCTTCTCGCCCAGGCGGCAGGCGAGGCCGGCAGGCGCCCGGAGGCGCACCAGGCGATGGCCGAGCACTATTATCTGAACGGCAACCCGGGGGCCGCCATCGAGCAGCTCCAGCTCGCGTCCCGCTACGTAGGGGACAATTTTTATCTCCAGGCCAGCTTGGAGGCGCGGATTCAGGCCATCCGAGAAGAGCTGGCGCTATACCGCACGAAATAA